The genomic stretch CTGGGAGAAGGGAAAAACTTCCTAACGATAATATATTACCCAAATTTTTCTACTTAAAACATTATAACTTCTTTTCTCTTTACTTTCAACACCTTATAATTCTTTTTTCAGTAATTATCAAATCCACTTTACTATCATATTCCTTCACTGGCAATTTATCTTCTAAAACCTGGAAATCAAAAGCAAGGGCAACTTTAAACACATTTTTTAAATTCTGAAAAAATTTGTCATAAAATCCCTCTCCCCTCCCAATTCTATTCCCATATATATCAAATACAATACCTGGTGTAATTGATAAATTTATTTCATCATAAGAGACAGTATCATTATTCTTTGGTTGAGGGATTTTCTTATTAAAATCAATATCTGAAAAAGATAGAATTTTCACAGGAATAAAAATCTTTTCTATCCAGTCAATTTTGGGAACACATATTCTTTTACCATTTGAGAGAGCCGTTTTAATAATTAAATCTGTTTTAACTTCTCTATCAACATTGACATAAGTAAGAACACAGGAGAAATTTTCTAATGACAAAGTACTTAAAAACTTATTTTGGATTACAATACTTTTTTCCTTCCATTCCTCCTTCTCCATCCTTTCTCTTTTGTTCTTTATTTCTTTCCTTATTTCCTCTTTTTTCATATTCTTTTTTAAGTCGTTCAATAAAATTTAAATAACTTTTTATTCTTTTTTCATAACCAATATCTGTTGGAATATAAAAATTTTTTTCTCCATAAACATATTTTTGAGGATAATAATGATATGGATAATCATGTGGATAGATATATCCCTGCCCCCTTTTTAATTCTTCTGCTCCTTTATACCCGCCATGTTGAAGATACTCAGGAACAACTTTAGTTTTTTCGCTTTCAACATCTTCAATTGCTTTTTCAATTGCAAGATATGATGAATTACTTTTAGGTGCAGTAGCCACATAAATTGTTGCCTGTGCAAGAATAATCCTGCTTTCTGGCATACCTATAACTTCAACTGCTTGATAGCAAGCATTCGCAATTAAAAGTGCTTGTGGGTCTGCATTACCAACATCTTCACTTGCACATATCAAAATCCTTCTTGCAATAAATTTAGGGTCTTCACCACTCGCAATCATCTTTGCTAAATAATAAATAGCAGCATCAGGGTCAGAACCACGCATACTTTTAATAAAAGCAGAAATTGTATCATAGTGCCGGTCCTCTCTATCATACAAGAGATACTTTTTCTGCATACATTCTCTGGCAATATCAATATCAAAATTTATAACTCCATCTGAATTAACAGGAGCAATTGAAACACCAATTTCAAGAGTATTTAACGATTTTCTTGCATCCCCTTCACTTGATTTTACAATATATTTTATTGCTTCCTCTGTTATTTTTAAGTTATAGTTTCCCAATCCCTTCTTTCTATCCTTAATTGCATTTTTTATTATTCTCTCAATATCCTCATCAGTTAATGGTTTTAATTCAAAAACAGTGCATCTTGAAAGTAAAGGTGTATTTATATAAAAATACGGATTATGAGTTGTAGTTCCTATCAAAATTATAATACCTTCTTCAACATCTCTCATTAAAGCGTCCTGTTGCAATTTATTGAAATGTGAAATTTCATCCAAAAATAAAATAGTTGATTTTCCTGTTTGACTGAACTTTTCTCTTGCAATTTTTATTACTTCTCGTACATCTGAAACAGTAGAGGTAACTGCATTAAGAGGATAAAATGGCTTTTTCGTCTGATGTGCAATAAGAAAAGCAAGGGCTGTCTTTCCACATCCTGGCGGACCAAATAAAATCATTGAAGGAATATTATCCTTCTCTATAAGTTTTCTTAAAATCTTCCCCTCACCTAATAAATGTTGCTGTCCAACATACTCATCAAGTATTTCAGGACGCATTTTAACTGAGAGGGAGTTCCTTTCAAAATTCTGTTGTTCTGGTTCAAAAAGGTCTTCCATTTTCTTTAATGTGGAGGACAGTCC from bacterium encodes the following:
- a CDS encoding replication-associated recombination protein A is translated as MEDLFEPEQQNFERNSLSVKMRPEILDEYVGQQHLLGEGKILRKLIEKDNIPSMILFGPPGCGKTALAFLIAHQTKKPFYPLNAVTSTVSDVREVIKIAREKFSQTGKSTILFLDEISHFNKLQQDALMRDVEEGIIILIGTTTHNPYFYINTPLLSRCTVFELKPLTDEDIERIIKNAIKDRKKGLGNYNLKITEEAIKYIVKSSEGDARKSLNTLEIGVSIAPVNSDGVINFDIDIARECMQKKYLLYDREDRHYDTISAFIKSMRGSDPDAAIYYLAKMIASGEDPKFIARRILICASEDVGNADPQALLIANACYQAVEVIGMPESRIILAQATIYVATAPKSNSSYLAIEKAIEDVESEKTKVVPEYLQHGGYKGAEELKRGQGYIYPHDYPYHYYPQKYVYGEKNFYIPTDIGYEKRIKSYLNFIERLKKEYEKRGNKERNKEQKRKDGEGGMEGKKYCNPK
- a CDS encoding 5-formyltetrahydrofolate cyclo-ligase, which produces MEKEEWKEKSIVIQNKFLSTLSLENFSCVLTYVNVDREVKTDLIIKTALSNGKRICVPKIDWIEKIFIPVKILSFSDIDFNKKIPQPKNNDTVSYDEINLSITPGIVFDIYGNRIGRGEGFYDKFFQNLKNVFKVALAFDFQVLEDKLPVKEYDSKVDLIITEKRIIRC